Proteins from one Penicillium digitatum chromosome 2, complete sequence genomic window:
- a CDS encoding Bifunctional tryptophan synthase TRPB: MEAIKQTFAKCKAQKRAALVAYVTAGYPTVEEAVDILLGLENGGADIIELGIPFTDPIADGPTIQTANTKALENGVTLTIVLELVRTARSRGLQAPLMLMGYFNPVLKYGEERMLRDCKEAGVNGFIMVDLPPEEAVRFRDLCSSAGLSYVPLIAPATSDARMRLLCKIADSFIYVVSRMGVTGATGSLSANIPELLNRVHEYSGNVPAALGFGVSTREHFLSVQEQAEGVVIGSQIITCVGKAPAGQAAKAAEEYLSSITGRKRERDATGAFTREINVLEAIEKAQPSGQVHATKVITDADTSAGPGLADQIEALNVTKDVSSQPSRFGEFGGQYVPESLMDCLAELERGFDIANNDPKFWEEFRSYYPYMGRPSSLHMAQRLTDHVGGANIWLKREDLNHTGSHKINNALGQILIARRLGKTRIIAETGAGQHGVATATVCAKFGMACTVFMGAEDVRRQGLNVFRMKLLGASVVAVEAGSRTLRDAVNEALRAWVVELDTTHYIIGSAIGPHPFPTIVRTFQSVIGNETKEQMQAQIGKLPDAVIACVGGGSNAVGMFYPFSNDPSVKLIGVEAAGDGVDTDRHSATLSGGSHGVLHGVRTYVLQNEHGQISETHSISAGLDYPGVGPELSNWKDTNRATFIAADDSQALTGFRALAQHEGIIPALESSHAVWGVMQIAKTMEKGQNIVLNLSGRGDKDVQQVADELPRLGPKIGWDLRF, from the exons ATGGAGGCTATCAAGCAGACCTTTGCGAAGTGCAAGGCACAGAAGCGTGCTGCACTGGTGGCCTACGTTACTGCAGGATATCCCACCGTCGAGGAAGCTGTCGATATCCTCCTTGGCCTCGAGAACGGCGGCGCCG ATATCATCGAGCTTGGCATTCCCTTCACAGATCCCATCGCCGATGGCCCTACCATTCAGACCGCTAACACAAAGGCCCTTGAGAATGGTGTCACCCTCACTATCGTCCTTGAGCTTGTCCGCACTGCCCGTAGCCGCGGTCTGCAGGCACCTTTGATGCTCATGGGCTACTTCAACCCTGTTCTTAAGTATGGTGAGGAGCGTATGCTCCGTGACTGCAAGGAGGCTGGTGTCAATGGTTTCATCATGGTTGACTTGCCCCCGGAGGAGGCTGTCCGTTTCCGTGACCTCTGCTCGAGCGCTGG TCTCTCGTACGTTCCCCTTATCGCCCCTGCTACCTCCGATGCTCGTATGCGTCTCCTCTGCAAGATCGCAGACAGCTTCATCTACGTTGTTTCCCGCATGGGTGTGACTGGTGCCACCGGCTCTTTGAGCGCAAATATTCCGGAGCTTCTCAACCGCGTCCACGAATACTCCGGCAATGTCCCTGCTGCATTGGGATTCGGTGTCAGCACCCGTGAACACTTCTTGTCGGTCCAGGAGCAGGCCGagggtgttgtcattggcaGCCAGATTATCACTTGTGTTGGCAAGGCCCCTGCTGGGCAGGCTGCCAAGGCTGCCGAGGAGTACCTCTCCAGCATCACCGGACGCAAGCGCGAGCGTGATGCCACTGGCGCTTTCACTCGCGAGATCAACGTTCTCGAGGCCATTGAGAAGGCCCAGCCTTCTGGTCAGGTTCACGCTACCAAAGTCATCACTGACGCTGATACCTCCGCCGGACCCGGTCTCGCTGACCAGATTGAGGCTCTCAACGTCACAAAGGATGTTTCCTCCCAGCCCTCGCGCTTCGGCGAGTTTGGTGGACAGTATGTCCCCGAATCCCTTATGGATTGCTTGGCTGAGCTCGAGCGCGGCTTCGATATTGCCAACAACGACCCCAAATTCTGGGAAGAATTCCGCTCCTACTACCCTTACATGGGCCGCCCTAGCAGCCTTCACATGGCCCAGCGTTTGACTGACCACGTTGGTGGTGCTAACATCTGGTTGAAGCGTGAGGACCTTAACCACACCGGAAGCCACAAGATCAACAACGCCCTTGGACAGATTTTGATTGCCCGTCGCCTGGGCAAGACCCGCATCATTGCCGAGACTGGTGCTGGCCAGCACGGTGTTGCCACCGCCACAGTTTGTGCCAAGTTTGGCATGGCTTGTACCGTTTTCATGGGTGCTGAAGATGTGCGCCGCCAGGGTCTTAACGTCTTCCGCATGAAGCTCCTTGGTGCCTCCGTCGTCGCTGTTGAGGCTGGAAGCCGTACCCTCCGTGATGCAGTGAACGAGGCTCTTCGCGCTTGGGTTGTCGAACTTGATACCACTCACTACATTATCGGCTCCGCCATTGGTCCCCACCCCTTCCCTACCATCGTCCGCACCTTCCAGTCCGTGATCGGAAACGAGACCAAGGAGCAGATGCAGGCCCAGATTGGCAAGCTCCCTGATGCCGTCATCGCCTGTGTTGGCGGCGGATCCAACGCAGTCGGAATGTTCTACCCCTTCTCCAACGATCCCAGCGTCAAGCTCATCGGTGTCGAGGCTGCTGGAGATGGTGTCGATACTGACCGTCACTCTGCCACCCTCTCTGGCGGCTCCCACGGTGTCCTCCACGGTGTGCGCACCTACGTTCTCCAGAATGAGCACGGTCAGATCTCGGAAACTCACTCAATCTCTGCTGGTCTCGATTACCCCGGTGTCGGCCCCGAGCTGAGCAACTGGAAGGACACTAACCGCGCCACTTTCATCGCTGCGGACGACAGCCAGGCTCTCACTGGCTTCCGTGCTCTTGCCCAACACGAGGGTATCATCCCCGCCCTGGAGTCTTCGCACGCCGTCTGGGGTGTTATGCAAATTGCCAAGACAATGGAGAAGGGCCAGAACATTGTTCTCAACCTGAGTGGTCGTGGTGATAAGGATGTTCAGCAGGTCGCTGACGAGCTTCCTCGCCTGGGCCCTAAGATCGGCTGGGATCTGCGCTTCTAA